The Amycolatopsis nigrescens CSC17Ta-90 genomic interval CGCGTTTCGCCCGACCGAGAACGAGGGAGCACCAATGAAATTCGCCAAGGAGATCATCATCGACCGGCCACTGGCCGAGGTGCTGACCTTGCTCGAGGACCCCGAGCACGTCAAGCAGTGGCAGCCCGACCTGGTCAGCATCACGCCGCTGAGCGGAACACCCGGCGAGGCCGGCGCCAAGGCCACCCTGGCCTACCGCAGCGACGGGCGTGACTTCGAACTGACCGAAACCGTGGTGAGCCGCGATCCACACGGGCAGAGCGTCTCCACCTATGAGACCAAGGGAATGCTGCACACCGTCACCAACCATTTTACCGCCTTGGACGGAAACAGGACCAAGATGGTCTCCGAAAACGATATGCAGTTCAGCGGAGCCATGAAACTGATGGGAAAAATGCTGGCCAAGTCGCTGCGCACACGGGCGGAAACCAATATCGAGAATTTCAAGCACTTCGCCGAAACGGCCTGAAATGTGATGCTTGCACACCGCCGCGGGCGGGTATCTTCGTGTCATGGCCATCGAGTGGGAACGCAAGTTCGAGCTGGACGTGAGCGCCCCCGTCCCCGACCTGACCGGCACCGGGCTGGTCGCCGGGCGGACCGAACCCGTGCAGCAGCGGCTGGACGCCACCTACTTCGACACCCGTGATCTCCGGCTGGCCAAGGCCGGTGTGACGCTGCGCCGGCGGACCGGTGGCACGGACGCGGGCTGGCACCTGAAGATCCCGCTGTCCCTGGAACGCCGCGAAGAGATCGGCCTGCCGCTCGGCGAGGACCGGGACACCGTGCCCGTTGAACTGGCGCGGCTGGTCACCGCCCGCAGTCATGGCGACGAGCTCGTGCCGATCGCGCATATCGCGACCACCAGGGACTCCGCCGAACTGCTCGACGCCGAAGGCCGCACGCTGGCCGCCGTCGCCGATGACCAGGTTGCCGCGGAGACCATCGGCCAGGCCCCGCGGCTGGAGCGGTGGCGAGAACTGGAGGTCGAACTCGCCGAGGATGCCGGTGCGGCGGTGCTCGACGAGGTGACCGAAACGCTGCGGCACCAAGGAGTCCGGCGCGCCACCGGACCGTCCAAACTGTCCAGGATCCTGGGCGACCGGCTGCCAGCCGAAGACGCCGACGCGGAACCGGGGACCACCGCCGGCGAGGTGGTGCTCGGCTACCTGCGGCGCCAGGCCGAGCTGCTGCGC includes:
- a CDS encoding SRPBCC family protein codes for the protein MKFAKEIIIDRPLAEVLTLLEDPEHVKQWQPDLVSITPLSGTPGEAGAKATLAYRSDGRDFELTETVVSRDPHGQSVSTYETKGMLHTVTNHFTALDGNRTKMVSENDMQFSGAMKLMGKMLAKSLRTRAETNIENFKHFAETA